The following are encoded together in the Bradyrhizobium genosp. L genome:
- a CDS encoding winged helix-turn-helix domain-containing protein — protein MARFQLVRTGSHKTAVAWSKNLLPHVVSTTPQVFDFLRYLIRNREHVVSRDDIINTIWNGRSVSDAALTTRLNTVRTAIGDSREKQRFIKTLARKGFRFVAVVREAQDQEGGPAANQIRLQNKELAIAEDPPLPYCRSRT, from the coding sequence TTGGCCCGCTTCCAGCTAGTACGTACAGGAAGTCACAAGACAGCGGTGGCTTGGTCGAAAAATTTGCTGCCACATGTTGTCTCGACCACACCGCAAGTGTTCGACTTCTTGCGCTATCTCATCCGCAACAGAGAACATGTCGTCAGCAGGGACGACATAATCAATACCATTTGGAATGGACGCAGTGTATCCGACGCGGCGCTGACAACCCGCTTAAATACTGTTCGAACGGCAATCGGCGACTCCCGTGAGAAGCAGCGCTTCATCAAAACGTTGGCGCGCAAAGGCTTTCGCTTCGTCGCAGTAGTCCGGGAAGCGCAGGACCAGGAGGGCGGACCAGCTGCCAACCAGATAAGGCTTCAAAACAAGGAGCTTGCGATCGCCGAAGACCCTCCATTGCCGTACTGCCGTTCGAGAACATGA
- a CDS encoding tetratricopeptide repeat protein produces MQNVVLGYSVDPEFDRKAADRFVRLMLSIDDNDPDNLAKASVVSASMVGDSEAEIEMANRAVALNPNSWATWNSRGWVRIIYAGLPEEAIRSFGRAARMSPLDPRLHTTLIDQSSSLKYLKFTERSGTGPRFPSRFRAFLVGQDI; encoded by the coding sequence ATGCAGAACGTCGTTTTGGGATATTCTGTTGATCCTGAGTTCGATCGAAAGGCTGCAGACCGGTTTGTTCGTTTGATGCTGAGCATTGATGACAATGATCCGGACAATTTGGCAAAGGCTTCCGTAGTTTCGGCGTCCATGGTCGGCGATAGTGAAGCCGAAATCGAAATGGCGAACCGCGCGGTCGCACTCAATCCAAATTCATGGGCGACATGGAACAGCAGAGGCTGGGTACGCATAATCTATGCCGGACTGCCAGAGGAAGCGATCCGGAGCTTCGGCCGCGCGGCGCGCATGAGCCCGTTAGACCCACGGTTGCATACAACGCTCATTGACCAAAGCTCCTCGTTAAAATACCTCAAATTCACCGAGCGCTCAGGCACTGGACCGCGATTTCCAAGCCGTTTTCGGGCCTTCCTGGTCGGTCAGGACATCTGA
- a CDS encoding carbohydrate porin, with protein MDRDFQAVFGPSWSVRTSEAVLAAVYQYEVRPGITLQPNIQFIKHPGGGTTDPLSAVRGIALKDAAVLGLRTVVKF; from the coding sequence CTGGACCGCGATTTCCAAGCCGTTTTCGGGCCTTCCTGGTCGGTCAGGACATCTGAGGCCGTGCTCGCAGCGGTCTATCAATACGAGGTCAGACCGGGCATCACGCTGCAGCCGAACATTCAGTTCATCAAGCATCCAGGCGGTGGTACCACGGATCCTCTGAGCGCCGTGCGCGGCATAGCGTTGAAAGACGCAGCCGTTCTGGGTCTGCGAACGGTTGTTAAGTTCTAA
- a CDS encoding DUF6894 family protein gives MPRYYFDVQSGGGERYVDEEGLDLRDLKAAEVEAMQTLVGIANDSTLWAEGPIRRLRFAPPREDYFAFPSSTEMWERGIEAASALCRSLTAVDHL, from the coding sequence ATGCCACGCTACTACTTCGACGTTCAGAGTGGGGGCGGTGAGAGATACGTGGACGAAGAAGGTCTGGATTTACGCGACTTAAAGGCCGCTGAGGTCGAAGCTATGCAAACACTTGTTGGCATAGCGAATGATTCAACTTTGTGGGCGGAAGGCCCGATACGGCGATTGAGGTTCGCTCCGCCACGAGAGGACTATTTTGCGTTTCCATCATCTACCGAGATGTGGGAGCGCGGCATTGAGGCTGCCTCAGCCTTATGCCGATCGCTCACCGCGGTCGACCATCTGTGA